Proteins encoded in a region of the Photobacterium angustum genome:
- a CDS encoding HAAAP family serine/threonine permease gives MGTAQNLTATTSAQSKKLGWNKSDTLWMLGLYGTAVGAGTLFLPINAGVGGLIPLLVMAVLAFPMTFFAHRAMTRFVLSSSNPGADITEVVEEHFGKGMGKVITLLYFFAIYPILLVYSVALTNTVESFMLNQLGIEPPARAILALVLILGLMAIVRLGEQLIVKAMSILVFPFVAVLLMLALFLVPYWNDSIFHNVIPADGGLNSVMLAVWLILPVMVFSFNHSPVISSFAVATQKEHGENAERQSSRILARAHIMMVLTVMFFVFSCVLSLSPANLAEAKANNVSILTYLANHFDTPIIAYVAPIVAIIAITKSFLGHYLGASEGLNGLVIKVTRDKNKEISNKALNRFTAIFMLVTTWAVATLNPSILGMIESLGGPIIAMLLFIMPMYAIKKVPSMKKYSGAISNVFVTVIGLVSISAIFYSLFM, from the coding sequence ATGGGCACCGCACAAAATTTAACGGCGACGACTTCTGCACAAAGCAAAAAATTAGGGTGGAACAAAAGCGATACATTATGGATGCTTGGTCTATACGGTACAGCCGTAGGCGCAGGTACTCTATTTTTACCCATTAATGCGGGTGTTGGCGGTTTAATTCCATTACTTGTAATGGCCGTTCTTGCATTTCCAATGACATTCTTTGCCCACCGTGCGATGACACGTTTTGTGTTATCAAGTTCGAATCCGGGCGCTGATATTACAGAAGTTGTTGAAGAGCACTTTGGTAAGGGCATGGGTAAAGTGATCACATTACTTTATTTCTTTGCTATCTACCCTATTCTATTAGTTTATAGTGTTGCACTAACAAATACTGTTGAAAGCTTTATGCTTAACCAGTTAGGTATCGAGCCACCAGCACGTGCAATTTTAGCGTTAGTATTGATCCTTGGTTTAATGGCAATTGTTCGTTTAGGTGAGCAGTTAATTGTTAAAGCGATGAGTATCTTAGTATTCCCATTCGTTGCTGTATTATTAATGTTGGCACTGTTTCTTGTACCGTACTGGAATGACTCTATCTTCCACAACGTTATCCCAGCAGACGGTGGCTTAAACTCAGTAATGCTTGCAGTATGGTTAATTTTACCGGTAATGGTTTTCTCGTTTAACCACTCTCCTGTTATCTCATCATTTGCTGTAGCAACACAAAAAGAGCATGGCGAAAACGCAGAGCGTCAAAGTTCACGTATTCTAGCGCGTGCACACATTATGATGGTATTAACCGTAATGTTCTTCGTTTTCAGCTGCGTATTAAGCTTATCACCTGCAAACTTAGCTGAAGCTAAAGCGAATAACGTATCGATTCTGACTTATTTAGCGAACCACTTTGATACACCGATCATTGCTTACGTTGCGCCAATTGTAGCAATTATTGCAATTACTAAGTCTTTCCTTGGCCACTACTTAGGTGCCAGTGAAGGTCTAAATGGTTTAGTTATCAAAGTTACTCGTGATAAGAATAAAGAGATCTCAAATAAGGCATTAAACCGCTTTACTGCAATATTTATGCTAGTGACCACATGGGCCGTAGCGACATTAAACCCAAGTATTCTAGGTATGATTGAGAGCTTAGGTGGCCCTATTATTGCGATGTTGCTATTTATTATGCCAATGTACGCAATCAAAAAAGTACCATCAATGAAGAAATACTCAGGTGCAATCAGCAATGTATTTGTGACGGTTATCGGCCTTGTTTCTATCTCTGCAATCTTCTACTCATTATTTATGTAA
- a CDS encoding DNA-J related domain-containing protein produces MTNQPIDFQLEHENPLIWPILSLLQHQPKNWMIHTLSQALREKEMLDTLDSDSNKDLFKRNFLLMNALYQLQILLFPKQWLQVQAMDIQLLNIVYQTHHLEQEDPLREYYLDWKNYHADGDAIEQLLSSFWRRYQQHINNQAINITTTSIDDDFDLFSLSNTATLAEVRKQWRRLALQWHPDRENGDSEKFKLLYNANQRLISYLKNK; encoded by the coding sequence ATGACTAATCAGCCAATTGATTTTCAACTCGAACACGAGAACCCGCTTATTTGGCCGATCCTGTCCTTACTGCAACACCAACCAAAAAACTGGATGATCCACACCCTTAGTCAAGCATTACGTGAAAAAGAAATGTTAGATACGCTTGATAGTGACAGCAATAAGGATCTCTTCAAACGTAATTTCTTATTAATGAATGCACTCTACCAACTCCAGATTTTATTGTTTCCAAAACAGTGGCTACAAGTTCAAGCAATGGATATTCAACTGCTTAATATTGTTTATCAAACCCACCATTTAGAACAAGAAGATCCACTACGGGAGTATTATTTAGACTGGAAGAACTATCATGCTGATGGCGATGCGATAGAGCAACTACTGAGCTCTTTTTGGCGACGATACCAGCAACATATTAATAACCAAGCAATTAATATTACTACGACATCCATTGATGATGATTTTGATTTGTTTTCTTTATCCAATACAGCAACACTAGCGGAAGTTAGAAAACAGTGGCGTCGATTAGCACTACAATGGCACCCTGATCGTGAAAATGGCGATAGTGAAAAATTCAAACTACTTTATAACGCTAATCAACGATTAATTAGTTACTTAAAAAATAAGTAG
- a CDS encoding DUF481 domain-containing protein gives MKRYSILLLSPLLCQMAFATTSSNTAQSTPVFDGSAKLGFIYSKTTNTSMSLNSGTDLNYDKNNWSNKLSLSSFYTDSTKEEDGVNKYQIALKNEYAMGPHSFTYLSNTYNHDQFGTYRTEYIVSTGLGYKFYNTKTTKLTVGGGPGYRHSRRQKNDPDYPNQTEKNMIANAFLRAKKQFTPTFSAGLESNIDYGHSNTTYDVKGFIKNRLIDHIALMLDTQYIYNTEVASDKSNDEIYSTVSITYDF, from the coding sequence ATGAAACGATACTCTATATTGCTACTTTCCCCCCTTTTGTGTCAGATGGCTTTCGCAACAACGTCATCAAATACAGCGCAAAGTACCCCCGTCTTTGATGGTTCAGCAAAGCTGGGCTTTATCTATTCAAAAACCACCAACACTTCTATGTCGTTAAATTCCGGTACTGATTTGAATTACGATAAAAATAATTGGTCTAATAAATTATCATTAAGTTCTTTTTATACTGATAGCACTAAAGAAGAAGATGGTGTTAATAAATACCAAATCGCGCTAAAGAATGAATATGCTATGGGCCCCCATTCTTTTACTTATTTAAGTAATACGTATAACCACGACCAATTTGGCACATACCGCACTGAGTACATTGTATCTACTGGTTTAGGCTACAAATTTTATAACACCAAAACAACAAAACTAACGGTTGGTGGTGGTCCGGGTTATCGTCATAGTCGTCGCCAAAAAAATGATCCAGATTATCCAAATCAAACTGAGAAAAACATGATTGCCAATGCATTCTTGCGTGCAAAAAAACAGTTTACCCCTACTTTTTCTGCTGGGCTTGAAAGTAATATTGACTATGGTCATTCAAATACAACCTATGATGTAAAAGGCTTTATAAAGAACCGATTAATTGATCATATTGCACTCATGTTAGATACCCAATATATCTACAATACAGAAGTGGCAAGTGATAAAAGTAACGATGAGATATACAGCACGGTCAGTATTACTTACGATTTTTAA
- the lpxL gene encoding LpxL/LpxP family Kdo(2)-lipid IV(A) lauroyl/palmitoleoyl acyltransferase encodes MRKFTAPTFTSSFLHPRYWPVLISMAVMYLISWLPYFIQFRLGQGVGRLVMHFMRDRRKTIERNLELCFPDMDINERNKLIKQNIDNTGLALFETSMAWFWPNLRVERHVKVEGLEHVYKLQEQGKGILLIAVHSLNLELGARAFGLHTPGVGVYRPNNNPCFDYFQFKGRVRSNKHMRDRKDLKGMFQDLRQGEMLWYAPDHDYGRGRNSTFAPLFAVEQACTTTGTSLLIDNTDAVPLPFAMIRDTDSGQYTLKIFPPLEAFPHNDPDAAAAYINKAVEHSILAAPSQYMWLHHRFKTRPEGEPSLYK; translated from the coding sequence ATGAGAAAATTCACAGCTCCAACGTTTACTTCATCTTTTTTACATCCTAGATATTGGCCTGTTTTGATATCTATGGCTGTGATGTATTTAATTAGTTGGTTGCCTTACTTTATACAATTTCGCCTAGGACAAGGTGTTGGACGTTTGGTGATGCATTTTATGCGTGACCGACGTAAAACGATTGAGCGTAATTTAGAGTTGTGCTTTCCAGATATGGATATTAATGAGCGTAATAAGCTTATTAAACAAAATATCGATAACACTGGCCTAGCGCTATTTGAAACCAGTATGGCATGGTTTTGGCCTAACTTACGGGTTGAGCGTCATGTTAAGGTTGAAGGTTTAGAGCATGTTTATAAGCTGCAAGAACAAGGAAAAGGGATCTTGTTGATTGCTGTTCATTCACTGAACCTTGAATTAGGTGCGCGTGCTTTTGGTTTACATACGCCTGGTGTCGGCGTATATCGTCCTAATAACAATCCTTGTTTTGATTACTTTCAATTTAAAGGACGTGTCCGTTCAAATAAACATATGCGTGATCGTAAAGATTTAAAAGGTATGTTTCAGGATTTAAGACAGGGTGAAATGCTATGGTATGCGCCGGATCATGATTATGGTCGTGGCCGAAATTCCACATTCGCACCTTTATTTGCGGTAGAGCAAGCGTGTACAACGACAGGTACCAGTTTATTGATAGATAACACTGATGCGGTTCCATTACCTTTTGCGATGATCCGTGATACTGATAGCGGTCAATATACGTTGAAAATATTTCCACCTTTGGAAGCGTTTCCACACAACGACCCAGATGCCGCTGCGGCTTATATTAATAAAGCGGTAGAGCACTCTATTTTGGCGGCACCTTCGCAATATATGTGGTTACATCATCGTTTTAAAACCCGCCCAGAGGGTGAACCATCTTTATATAAGTAG
- a CDS encoding LpxL/LpxP family Kdo(2)-lipid IV(A) lauroyl/palmitoleoyl acyltransferase — protein MTKNNTPKFTLSLLHPRYWGTLILVGVMYLLSCLPYSWQLTMGKNIGRLAIKLMKKRRRTIERNLELCFPTMLEEDKQRLIAENIDNTGMGLFETGMAWFWSDERVNRHVTIVGLEQMEQLAKEGKGALMVAVHSMNLELGARAFGIKMSGMGVYRPNSNPCFDYFQYLGRSRSNRTLIDRKDVKSMLHALKTGERVWYAPDHDYGRRRSTFAPLFAVDQACTTTGTSLLVDNTDCVIVPFTMVRDDKGHYTLTLRKAVEGFPKKDPDAAAVFINKIVEESIMAAPSQYMWLHRRFKTRPEGQECLYK, from the coding sequence ATGACAAAAAATAACACTCCAAAATTTACGCTATCTCTTCTTCATCCCCGTTATTGGGGGACGCTTATTCTTGTTGGCGTAATGTACCTACTGAGTTGTCTTCCATACTCATGGCAATTAACAATGGGTAAAAATATCGGTCGCTTAGCGATTAAATTGATGAAAAAGCGTCGCCGCACAATTGAGCGTAATTTAGAGCTATGCTTTCCTACGATGCTAGAAGAAGACAAACAACGTTTAATCGCAGAAAATATTGATAATACAGGTATGGGACTGTTTGAAACTGGGATGGCATGGTTTTGGTCTGATGAACGTGTGAATCGCCATGTGACAATCGTTGGCCTTGAACAAATGGAACAACTTGCTAAAGAAGGCAAAGGGGCATTAATGGTTGCCGTGCATTCAATGAATCTTGAACTAGGTGCGCGTGCATTTGGTATTAAAATGTCAGGTATGGGGGTTTACCGCCCTAATAGTAACCCTTGTTTTGATTACTTTCAGTATTTAGGTCGTTCACGTTCAAACCGTACTTTGATAGATCGTAAAGACGTAAAATCAATGTTGCATGCATTGAAAACGGGTGAGCGAGTATGGTATGCACCGGATCATGATTATGGTCGTCGTCGTTCAACATTTGCGCCATTATTTGCGGTAGATCAAGCGTGTACAACAACAGGTACAAGCTTGTTAGTTGATAATACCGATTGCGTTATCGTACCTTTTACTATGGTACGAGATGATAAAGGACATTACACACTAACCTTACGTAAAGCGGTTGAAGGTTTTCCGAAAAAAGATCCTGATGCTGCAGCAGTCTTCATCAATAAAATTGTTGAAGAATCGATTATGGCTGCGCCTAGCCAATATATGTGGCTTCATCGTCGCTTTAAAACTCGCCCTGAAGGGCAAGAGTGTTTGTATAAATAA